One region of Eleutherodactylus coqui strain aEleCoq1 chromosome 5, aEleCoq1.hap1, whole genome shotgun sequence genomic DNA includes:
- the LOC136628997 gene encoding oocyte zinc finger protein XlCOF6-like isoform X1: MEKDRNKMAESVFNLTLEILFQLTGEDYTVLKKTSSDGCWAPVCDGWGRPLSPILGPPPHPLIHEDINVQKILELTKKLIELLTGEVPIRCQDVAVYFSMEEWEYLEGHKDLYKEAMMETHQPLPSPVPSTKRSPPERCPRPFLPQDHQLLYPDEDLTNINTTETNVRGDQRCKEEIPTGNRPDDSTGSSEGCLISADCKAEDCGIIQNTYEEPAIIPDISSALHSKDPSSDPLIQSRSSDSSQIDKQEKCYRRGKHQGAHTGEKPCSCSECGKCFAGKSSLIQHQRIHTGEKQFVCLECGKCFTRKSSLITHQRSHTREKPFSCSECGKCFTRKLSLITHHQRSHTREKPFSCSECGKCFAVKSALVTHQRSHIGEKPFVCSDCGKCFAVKSVLVKHQERHTGEKPFSCLECGKCFKDKSDLVRHQRTHTGEKPFSCSECLKCFATKSYLVIHQRRHIGEKPFSCSECLKCFAAKTELIKHQRIHTGEKPFSCSECGKCFVVRCDLVTHQRSHTGEKPFSCPECGKWFTGKSVLVKHRRSHTGEKPYSCSECLKCFATKSNLVIHQRRHTGEKPFSCSECLKCFAAKTELIKHQRIHTGEKPFSCPECGKWFTGKSVLVKHRRIHTGEKPYSCSECGKCFGAKSSLVKHQIIHRRDFPVQCGFSS, translated from the exons atggagaaggacagaaacaagatggcagaAAGCGTATTCAATCTCACACtggagatactcttccagcttactggggag gattacacagtattgAAGAaaacctctagtgatggctgttgggcccctgtgtgtgatggatggggaagacccctgagcccaatcctagggcccccaccccaccccctgatacacgaggacatcaatgtacagaagattctagaactcaccaagaaGTTGATTGAGcttctgactggagag gttcctataaggtgtcaggatgtcgctgtctatttctccatggaggagtgggagtatttagaaggacacaaggatctgtacaaggaggccatgatggagacccaccagccgctcccatcaccag ttccatccactaagagaagcccaccagagagatgtccccgtcctttTCTTccgcaggaccatcag cttttgtatccggatgaagatctgaccaatattaatactacagagaccaatgtgaggggcgatcagcggtgtaaagaggagattcctacaggtaaccgcccag ATGACAGtaccgggagctcagagggaTGTCTGATATCcgcagattgtaaagcagaagattgtggTATCATACAaaatacatatgaagaacctgccattatcccagatatctcctcagcccttcacagcaaagatccatcatctgaccCTCTAATACAGTCCcgatcttctgattcatcacagattGATAAGCAGGAAAAATGTTACAGAAGGGGAAAACATCAAGgagctcacacaggggagaagccgtgttcatgttcagaatgtgggaaatgttttgcaggaaaATCAAGTCTAATtcagcatcagagaattcacacaggagagaagcagtttgtatgtttagaatgtgggaaatgttttacacggaAATCATCTCTTATTACACATCAGAGATCTCACAcaagagagaagccgttttcttgttcagaatgtggaaaatgttttacacgGAAATTATCCCTTATTACAcatcatcagagaagtcacacaagagagaagccattttcttgttcagaatgtgggaaatgttttgctgtgaaatcagcccttgttacacatcagagaagtcacatagGTGAGAAGCCATTTGTTTGTTCAGactgtggaaaatgttttgctgtgaaatcagtccttgttaaacatcaggaaaggcacacaggagagaagccattttcttgtttagaatgtgggaaatgtttcaaggataaatcagaccttgttagacatcagagaactcacacaggagagaagccattttcttgttcagaatgtttgaaatgttttgcaacaaaatcatacctggttatacatcagagacgtcacataggagagaagccgttttcttgttcagaatgtttgAAATGTTTTGCAGCGAAAACAGAACTTATtaagcatcagagaattcacacaggagagaaaccgttttcttgttcagaatgtgggaaatgttttgtagtgagatgcgaccttgttacacatcagagaagtcacacaggagagaagccattttcttgtccagaatgtgggaaatggtttaCAGGGAAATCAGTGCTGGTTAAACAtcggagaagtcacacaggagagaagccatattcatgttcagaatgtttgaaatgttttgcaacaaaatcaaaccttgttatacatcagagacgtcacacaggagagaagccgttttcttgttcagaatgtttgAAATGTTTTGCAGCGAAAACAGAACTTATtaagcatcagagaattcacacaggagagaaaccgttttcttgtccagaatgtgggaaatggtttaCAGGGAAATCAGTGCTGGTTAAACatcggagaattcacacaggagagaagccatattcatgttcagaatgtgggaaatgttttggagcGAAATCatctcttgttaaacatcagataattcacagAAGAGATTTTCCTGTTCAGTGTGGCTTCTCTTCATAG